CTAATGGAGGGACGGAAGGTTTCCGAACTCATGTTGCGCACTCTGCGTCTCTACCACGAGCCGGTGGCGGTTTACTTTCTGGAGGGGGAACCCTCCCGACCCCTGGCCCGTCCCAAAAACCGGCTTTCCATCTGCCAGGTGGTGGCCCATGTGCGGGAGGTGGGTGAGGGCGTTTTTCTCACCCCGGAGGGGCTTCACTGTCAGACCGCGGCCTTCGTATGCGGTTTTCCCTTCAGGGAGGAAAGGGTCAAGAAGACCCTCCACAAGTTTCTCCAGCCCGAGGCAGCCGAGAGGCTCTATGCGGAGAGGTTGAGGCTTCCCGAGGGGAGGTTCCGGGGGATGGCCTTTTTGCCCCTTGAGGAGGTTACGGAGCGTCCGGACGCGGTGCTCATGGTGGTGGACGCCCTTCAGGCCGCGCATCTCCTGGATTTCTACCTCTTCGGCTCCGGCAGGTCCGAGCTTCCGCTGGTGCACTATCCCAACGCCGCGGTCTGCGGCACTATGGTCAGGGCCTATCTTACCGGCGAGCCGGCCCTGAGTCTTCCCTGCCCCGGGGCCTTTTCTTCCGGCAAGATGGATCGCGGGGAGCTCTTTCTGGCCTTTTCCGGTCCGGCCTTTGAGACGGTGCTCCGCGTGCTCGAGGACAAGGCCGGCAAAGGACGGGTGTCCTTCCTGGGTGGTCCCCGGCTGGTGGGAGAGGACACATGTCGCAACTGTCCTCTCATTTCCTTCCGCGTCCCCGGGGAAGATCGATGAGGGAAAGGCTTGCGGAACTGATCCTTAGGCTGGCGGAGATCCCCAGTGAAAGCGGTCGAGAGGGGGCGATCCAGGACTTCATCGCCCGCTGGTTGCGGCACCGGGGGCTCGAGCCCATCTTCCAGGAGGTTTCGCACTGCGGGCCGAACCTCCTCCTGTTTTTTTCCGAGGATCCGCATCTGCTGCTCACCACCCATGTGGATACGGTGCCCCTCCATCTGGGGATTTATCCCCCCCGCCGGAGGGATGACGAGCTTCTGGGCGTGGGAGTCTGCGACGCCAAGGCCGGGGTGGCCCTTCTTCTCCTCCTGGCCGAGGAGTTACATAGGCAGGGGTTACGCCCCTCCCTGGCCCTGGCCTTTCTGGTGGACGAAGAGAACGAGGGGCGGGGATCCCTCGAGCTTTCCCGAGCCTACCGTTTCCCGTACGCGGTGGTGCTCGAGCCCACCCGTCTCACCGTGGCCGTATCCGAAGGGGGATCGGTGGAGTACGAGATAGAGGTGCGGGGGAGGGCGGTCCACGGAAGTCTGGCCTTTCGGGGGGACAACGCCATAGAGCGGGCCATGGATCTGGTGAGCGGTCTCAAGAGGCTCTCTTTTCTCTACGAGGAGGATCCCCTGATCGGGCCTTCCGGGTTCAATGTGGAAAAATTCGTGGGGGGCGACGGCGAGCTCAGGGTGCCGGATCGGGTGGAACTCGAGATCGAGTTCAGGATCCTTCCCGGCCAGGATCTTTCGAGAATCATGAAGGAGATCGAGGATTACCTGGGGCGTTTCCCCTGGGTGAGTTATCGGGTGAAGGATGTTTCCGAGGCTTACAGCCTGGGGGCCGAGGCCGAGGTGGCCAGGAGGCTGGGGGAGGCCTATCGCCGGGCCACGGGTAGGAAACCCGTTTTCTCCGGAATGCCCAGCTGGACGGACGCCGCGCATCTGGTGGCCGCCGGTACCGAGGCCGTGGTCTTCGGCCCCGGAGACCTTTCCCTGTGTCACACCCCGGAGGAGAAGCTCCCCCTCTCCGAAGCGGAGACGGCGCTGGCGGTGCTCCGGGAGCTGGTGCACTCTTTTTCCTGAAGTTCCTTTTCCATGCGCAACCAGATGCCCACCCTGTCCGTGATCCTGAATCCCAGTCGGCGATAGAACCGCTGCGCCCGGAAGTTGTATTCCCCCACCCAGAGGGCCACCCGCCTCCAGCCTCTTTGCCGGAGGTAGGCGAGGGCCTCCTCCATGAGGCGCTCGGCGAGTCCCCGACCCTGCCATTCCGGAGCGACCACGATCTCGTGGATCTCCGGCACCGGATCGAGTTCCTCAAGGGCCAGGAAGCCCACCGGCTTTTCCCCGGACCAGGCGATCCAGAAGGCCCCCCGGGCGTGCCTCAGCAACCAGCGGAGATACCGGCGGATTCGTTTAGACCCCTTCTCCGAATAAAGCTCGTCGTCCCGATAGGCAGCCTCGTAGAGGGCGACGAGGGACTTGAGTTGATCCGGTCCGACCTCGGTGACTCTTTCCAGTCGCGGCTCCCGGACCTTGGCAACGGATGAGCTCATAGTTTAAAATTAAGACCGACGCCGAGGTGGCGGAACTGGCAGACGCGGTGGACTCAAAATCCACTGGGCCTTGCGCCCGTGCGGGTTCGACTCCCGCCCTCGGCACCATCTTTTCCTTGATTATCAAGGCTTTCAGAGACTACAAATCCCTCTTGGGGACAACCTGGGGACAAATTCTCGGAAACTCTTGATACACAAGGGATAGAGACCTGAGACTCTTTCTCAATAAGAGGGGTTTTAGGAATTTGACTTCCTATTTTGGCTGATTATTCCCGATTAGAGGAAGCCTTCTTTTCCCGCTTTTCAACCCAGTCCCCAAGGGAAACCAGCTTACGGGACCGGTCCTCCACCTCGGAAAGAGTGATAAGCTTCGGGTTAAGGCGGGCATACTTCCGAGTGGTTCTCACATCCGAATGTCCCATGTAAGCTCCAATCTCCTCATAGGAAAGTCCCTGTTTGAGCAGCTGATAGGCGAAAGAGTGCCTCACGCCCTCATAAAGACTAACTCCTTCAAGACCTATCTCAGCGCAAGCCTTCCTCCAGAGCTTTGAAAGCAGGGCCTCCCCGTAGTGGTCCGCCCTCGAATGCGAGAACACAAAAAGGGACCTTTTGCGCCGGGCAAGCTCTCTCAGGATCTCCTCGATCCCGGAGTGCATGGGTAAAACCTTCCATTTTCCCTCTTTGGGAAGCTCCACAAGCTTCCGGTGGCTGAAAGTCCGTTTGATAAGTATCTCTTTGGACGAAAAGTTAACGCAATCCCACATCAAGGCCCTTGCCTCGCCGGGACGACAACCGTAGGTCATCATGAACTGAAAGATGGGGCGGTGTTCAACCGAAATGCGTTTTAAGATCTCAAGCTGAACCTCAAGATCCAAGCCCGCCGGTATGCGTTCGGGAAGCTTTATCTCCGGAAACTGCGGCACCTTTTCCAAATCTTCCCGCCGGTGGGCGTAGTTTAGAAGCGCCTTTAACTCGGCCACGATGTTGTAAATCGTCTTGGGAGCTTTCCCTCTTTTACGCAGATGATCCACGAATTCCTCGATGTGTTTCTTCCGAATGTCTCGAATGTCGTCTATCCCCAAAGACATGAAAAACCCCAGAACATGGGTCCTCAGGATTCTCTTGCGATCTTTCAAGGCGCTGGGTTTAAGACCCTTTCTTTCGGAGTGCTCTATAAACCTTTCAATGTAGGTCGGGAACAAAAATTCCTTCTGGTCCCGAAGGACATACCTTGAGGGATCAAAAGTGCGGTTTTCTATCTCAAAGGCGATGACTTGCTGGAGCTGTTTGGCCTGCTCAAAGCTACTCAAAGGGTTTCCCTGTTTGTCGGAATAGAGCCGGATGCGTCTTCCCTGCCAGGAAAGGTCTATGAAGTAGCGTCTCGGTGTGGTGAAGCACTTGGGGCAGATGAGACCCACCGGGGTTTCCTGAAAGTTCCTTTTGCACCGGGGGCACTTCTCTTTGGTACGAATGTGCACTCGGCCCCTCCGTAGCTCCCCGGACTCGAGGAACTTTTCCAGGATGATCAACCACGCGGCCCTTTTTCTGTCAAGAAGTTCCCCACCCCCGATCAGTCTCCGCCCCCAAATTTCCATCTCTTTCTTTTTTGTGGCCATGCGGCGTATGCTGGCTCTTTTTCAATTTTTGATCTTTCACTTTTTCGGAGAAAAAAACTTTCGGGGGTGGAGAGA
The window above is part of the Thermosulfurimonas sp. F29 genome. Proteins encoded here:
- a CDS encoding M20 family metallopeptidase, with amino-acid sequence MRERLAELILRLAEIPSESGREGAIQDFIARWLRHRGLEPIFQEVSHCGPNLLLFFSEDPHLLLTTHVDTVPLHLGIYPPRRRDDELLGVGVCDAKAGVALLLLLAEELHRQGLRPSLALAFLVDEENEGRGSLELSRAYRFPYAVVLEPTRLTVAVSEGGSVEYEIEVRGRAVHGSLAFRGDNAIERAMDLVSGLKRLSFLYEEDPLIGPSGFNVEKFVGGDGELRVPDRVELEIEFRILPGQDLSRIMKEIEDYLGRFPWVSYRVKDVSEAYSLGAEAEVARRLGEAYRRATGRKPVFSGMPSWTDAAHLVAAGTEAVVFGPGDLSLCHTPEEKLPLSEAETALAVLRELVHSFS
- a CDS encoding site-specific integrase, which translates into the protein MEIWGRRLIGGGELLDRKRAAWLIILEKFLESGELRRGRVHIRTKEKCPRCKRNFQETPVGLICPKCFTTPRRYFIDLSWQGRRIRLYSDKQGNPLSSFEQAKQLQQVIAFEIENRTFDPSRYVLRDQKEFLFPTYIERFIEHSERKGLKPSALKDRKRILRTHVLGFFMSLGIDDIRDIRKKHIEEFVDHLRKRGKAPKTIYNIVAELKALLNYAHRREDLEKVPQFPEIKLPERIPAGLDLEVQLEILKRISVEHRPIFQFMMTYGCRPGEARALMWDCVNFSSKEILIKRTFSHRKLVELPKEGKWKVLPMHSGIEEILRELARRKRSLFVFSHSRADHYGEALLSKLWRKACAEIGLEGVSLYEGVRHSFAYQLLKQGLSYEEIGAYMGHSDVRTTRKYARLNPKLITLSEVEDRSRKLVSLGDWVEKREKKASSNRE
- a CDS encoding DUF169 domain-containing protein encodes the protein MEGRKVSELMLRTLRLYHEPVAVYFLEGEPSRPLARPKNRLSICQVVAHVREVGEGVFLTPEGLHCQTAAFVCGFPFREERVKKTLHKFLQPEAAERLYAERLRLPEGRFRGMAFLPLEEVTERPDAVLMVVDALQAAHLLDFYLFGSGRSELPLVHYPNAAVCGTMVRAYLTGEPALSLPCPGAFSSGKMDRGELFLAFSGPAFETVLRVLEDKAGKGRVSFLGGPRLVGEDTCRNCPLISFRVPGEDR
- a CDS encoding GNAT family N-acetyltransferase → MSSSVAKVREPRLERVTEVGPDQLKSLVALYEAAYRDDELYSEKGSKRIRRYLRWLLRHARGAFWIAWSGEKPVGFLALEELDPVPEIHEIVVAPEWQGRGLAERLMEEALAYLRQRGWRRVALWVGEYNFRAQRFYRRLGFRITDRVGIWLRMEKELQEKECTSSRSTASAVSASERGSFSSGV